From the Flavobacteriales bacterium genome, one window contains:
- a CDS encoding prephenate dehydrogenase codes for MTIAIIGLGLIGGSLSKDLRNTGFADTLLGVDQNAGHAKQALELGLVDQIVDMNEAISQADVIVLAVPVITIKTLLPSILDRMKEGQVVTDMGSTKTTIFKTIADHPNRRFYVSSHPMAGTEHSGPQAAVSGLFRDKVGIICNKESSSPEALKTVEGMYAAVGMKLLYMDADAHDMHAAYVSHISHISSFALALAVLEKEKNEKAIFNLASGGFGSTVRLAKSSPEMWAQVYTENDAYILEVLDAYIRIVQEFRDEIAAGHIDKLREMMTEANAIRKVLDKEKD; via the coding sequence ATGACCATAGCCATCATAGGACTCGGCCTCATCGGAGGTTCGTTATCAAAGGATCTCAGAAACACTGGCTTTGCGGATACGTTACTCGGTGTTGATCAGAATGCGGGTCATGCAAAACAAGCACTTGAATTGGGCCTGGTTGATCAGATCGTAGATATGAACGAAGCCATCTCCCAGGCAGATGTCATTGTTCTTGCTGTTCCCGTAATCACGATCAAAACATTACTTCCTTCGATCCTGGATCGGATGAAGGAAGGGCAGGTGGTTACGGATATGGGCTCCACCAAAACCACCATTTTCAAAACGATTGCGGATCACCCGAACCGTCGTTTTTATGTTTCTTCCCATCCTATGGCGGGAACGGAACATTCCGGTCCGCAGGCTGCAGTCAGTGGATTGTTTCGGGATAAGGTGGGCATCATTTGCAACAAGGAATCCTCATCTCCTGAAGCTTTGAAGACGGTGGAAGGCATGTATGCTGCGGTGGGTATGAAACTGTTGTATATGGATGCGGATGCCCACGACATGCATGCGGCATACGTATCGCATATTTCTCATATCAGCTCATTTGCCCTTGCCCTTGCTGTTTTGGAAAAAGAGAAAAACGAAAAGGCCATCTTTAATCTTGCCAGTGGTGGATTCGGATCTACTGTTCGTCTTGCCAAAAGCTCTCCTGAGATGTGGGCACAGGTATACACCGAAAATGATGCCTATATCCTCGAGGTGTTAGACGCCTACATAAGGATCGTACAGGAATTCAGGGATGAGATTGCAGCAGGTCATATCGACAAACTACGGGAGATGATGACGGAAGCGAATGCCATCCGGAAAGTACTGGATAAGGAAAAGGACTGA
- a CDS encoding ABC transporter ATP-binding protein, with product MQKLFVLLRMVSSFKTSAWLNILFNVLSVVFSFFSVTMMMPFLGLILGTIEMVDQPPEFALNSTYFIDLLRYYISDVIRTSGSKQHALAVVCIWLVTAFLLKNIFRYLAMFFLAAVRSGVVKELRERLYRKVLSLPISFYTEQRKGDLLTRFSNDVQEVEWSILSSLEMIVKDPFTLIVFLGGMIAFSPSLTLVVFVVVPIAGLLIGAMGRSLKRTSVKTQTHLGNVMSTFEETLSGIRIIKAFSAEEKMNNTFSQQNGRFRQLMQRMFRKRDLASPLSELLGVTAISVVVLYGGQMVLKGEMGADVLITYLFLCSQLIAPAKAITTAWYNIQRGSASLDRIQSVLDADEKIAETTNPRELKSFETAIEYRHVRFSYGGDQVLNDIDLQIPKGKTVALVGASGAGKSTLADLLPRFYDIAEGQLLIDDIPVKELKLRDLRGLMGIVTQESILFNDTVFNNITLGVTGASREQVIEAARIAHAHDFIEQLENGYDTMIGERGGRLSGGQKQRISIARAVLKNPPILILDEATSALDTESEKWVQDALLNLMKNRTSIVIAHRLSTIQHADTIVVLDEGRIVEQGNHQELIERNGTYRKLFDLQHFA from the coding sequence ATGCAAAAGTTATTTGTCCTTCTGCGAATGGTGTCTTCGTTTAAGACCTCCGCCTGGCTGAATATTTTGTTTAACGTGCTTTCCGTGGTCTTTTCCTTTTTCTCGGTGACCATGATGATGCCCTTTCTGGGTTTGATATTGGGTACGATAGAGATGGTGGATCAACCTCCAGAATTTGCACTCAATTCAACTTACTTCATAGACCTGCTGCGGTATTATATTTCGGATGTCATTCGCACCAGCGGCAGCAAACAGCATGCACTTGCCGTGGTATGTATCTGGCTGGTCACCGCTTTTCTGCTGAAGAATATTTTTCGTTATCTGGCCATGTTCTTCCTGGCCGCAGTACGCAGCGGCGTAGTGAAGGAGCTGAGGGAGCGCCTTTACCGCAAGGTGCTTTCCCTGCCCATTTCCTTTTATACCGAACAAAGAAAAGGGGATCTTCTGACGCGGTTCTCCAATGATGTCCAGGAGGTGGAATGGTCGATCCTGAGCTCCCTGGAAATGATCGTGAAGGATCCTTTCACCCTGATCGTTTTTCTGGGTGGTATGATCGCTTTCAGTCCGTCCCTTACCCTCGTGGTCTTTGTAGTGGTCCCGATCGCCGGTCTGCTGATCGGAGCCATGGGCAGAAGCCTGAAACGAACATCGGTCAAGACACAGACTCACCTGGGAAATGTGATGTCCACCTTTGAAGAAACCTTATCGGGCATTCGCATCATCAAAGCATTTTCTGCGGAGGAAAAGATGAACAACACTTTCAGTCAGCAGAACGGACGATTCCGTCAACTGATGCAGCGCATGTTCCGGAAACGTGACCTGGCTTCTCCGTTAAGCGAACTCCTGGGCGTAACCGCCATTTCTGTTGTAGTTCTCTACGGTGGACAGATGGTTTTAAAAGGCGAAATGGGTGCCGATGTTTTGATCACTTATCTCTTCCTGTGTTCGCAATTGATCGCTCCAGCGAAAGCCATCACCACCGCCTGGTATAACATTCAACGGGGAAGTGCATCGCTGGACAGGATCCAATCGGTGCTGGATGCCGATGAGAAGATTGCGGAGACCACCAACCCCAGGGAACTGAAGTCCTTTGAAACAGCCATTGAATACCGGCACGTGCGCTTTTCCTATGGAGGTGATCAGGTGCTCAACGACATCGATCTTCAAATTCCCAAGGGCAAAACGGTCGCGCTGGTAGGCGCATCCGGGGCAGGGAAATCTACCCTGGCCGACCTCCTTCCACGATTTTATGACATCGCAGAAGGCCAGCTTCTGATTGATGACATACCCGTGAAAGAATTAAAGCTGCGTGATCTGAGAGGGTTGATGGGCATCGTTACGCAGGAATCCATCCTGTTTAACGATACGGTATTTAATAATATAACCCTGGGCGTAACCGGGGCCAGCCGGGAGCAGGTTATCGAAGCAGCACGTATTGCCCATGCCCATGATTTTATCGAACAACTTGAAAACGGATACGACACGATGATCGGGGAACGCGGCGGACGATTGTCCGGTGGTCAGAAGCAGCGCATCAGCATCGCCCGCGCCGTATTGAAAAACCCACCCATTCTCATCCTGGATGAAGCCACCTCAGCCCTCGATACGGAATCTGAAAAATGGGTACAGGATGCATTGCTGAACCTGATGAAGAACCGGACCTCCATCGTTATCGCACACCGGTTATCGACCATCCAGCATGCGGATACCATCGTTGTACTTGATGAAGGACGGATTGTTGAACAAGGCAATCATCAGGAACTGATCGAACGAAACGGCACCTACCGCAAACTGTTCGATCTGCAGCACTTCGCTTAG
- the nadB gene encoding L-aspartate oxidase, with protein MKKETDFLVIGSGIAGLSYALKAAQHGKVCMVTKAEPEESNTKYAQGGIAAVIYAPDTYEKHIADTLECGGGLCDEDVVRMVVSEAPDRIRELVDWGVEFDKTPSGKYDLAMEGAHSEKRVLHRKDSTGFEIETSLLRKAKNHPDITILDHHFVVDIITQHHLGEKVTRRREDIQCYGTYVLNVHTGQVDTYLSRITLMASGGAGHVYNTTTNPVVATGDGIAMVYRAKGQIRDMEFMQFHPTSLYNPGDHPSFLISEAVRGFGAILRNGQGEEFMHKYDHRGSLAPRDIVARAIDTEMKISGEDFVGLDCRHLDMVEFREHFPTIHEKCLGIGINPEKDLIPVVPAAHYLCGGIAVNQDGLSSITNLYAIGECSSTGLHGANRLASNSLLEAVVYSHRAYKHAVNVIAGTTIKSGIPEWDTSGTEAPEEMILITQSHRELRMIMSSYVGIVRSDLRMKRAMDRLEILYRETEALYEKTTVSRELCELRNLINIAYLIIKMAMDRRQSIGLHYTMDDPENVPVFHQPENTNPS; from the coding sequence ATGAAAAAAGAGACCGATTTTCTGGTAATCGGATCCGGTATTGCCGGGTTAAGTTATGCCCTTAAGGCTGCCCAACACGGAAAGGTGTGTATGGTTACCAAAGCGGAACCGGAAGAATCCAACACCAAATACGCCCAGGGAGGAATCGCGGCCGTCATATATGCGCCGGACACCTATGAGAAACACATCGCAGATACCCTTGAATGCGGTGGAGGGCTTTGTGATGAGGATGTCGTACGAATGGTCGTAAGTGAGGCACCCGATCGCATCCGGGAATTGGTAGACTGGGGAGTGGAGTTTGACAAGACCCCTTCCGGAAAGTATGACCTGGCCATGGAAGGTGCGCATTCGGAAAAACGGGTGCTGCACAGAAAAGACTCCACCGGCTTTGAGATAGAGACCTCTCTGCTGCGCAAGGCAAAGAACCATCCGGACATCACCATACTTGATCACCATTTTGTAGTGGATATCATTACCCAGCACCATCTGGGAGAAAAGGTAACCAGACGGCGCGAAGACATCCAATGCTACGGCACATATGTACTCAATGTACATACGGGGCAAGTGGACACATACCTCTCCCGCATTACCCTGATGGCCTCCGGAGGCGCAGGTCATGTTTACAATACCACCACCAACCCGGTGGTTGCAACAGGGGATGGTATCGCCATGGTGTACCGTGCCAAAGGTCAGATCAGGGATATGGAATTCATGCAGTTCCACCCAACCTCCCTTTACAATCCTGGAGATCATCCTTCCTTTTTGATATCTGAAGCTGTACGAGGTTTCGGGGCCATCCTGAGAAATGGACAGGGCGAAGAATTCATGCATAAATATGATCATCGGGGGTCCCTTGCACCACGTGACATCGTTGCCAGAGCCATAGATACAGAAATGAAGATCAGCGGTGAAGACTTTGTAGGACTGGATTGCAGACATCTGGATATGGTCGAATTCAGGGAACACTTCCCAACAATCCATGAGAAATGCCTGGGTATTGGCATCAATCCTGAGAAAGACCTGATCCCGGTTGTACCTGCTGCACATTACCTTTGCGGGGGCATCGCGGTGAATCAGGACGGACTCAGCTCTATCACAAACCTTTATGCTATTGGCGAATGTTCAAGTACCGGATTGCATGGTGCGAACCGCCTGGCCTCTAATTCGCTTCTGGAAGCCGTGGTATATTCTCATCGGGCCTATAAACATGCCGTCAACGTAATAGCGGGAACAACGATCAAATCGGGTATTCCGGAATGGGATACTTCCGGAACTGAAGCACCGGAAGAGATGATCCTCATCACCCAGTCTCACCGGGAACTGCGCATGATCATGAGCAGTTATGTCGGCATCGTACGCTCTGACCTGCGGATGAAAAGAGCTATGGATCGCCTGGAGATCCTTTACCGGGAAACAGAAGCACTGTACGAAAAAACAACCGTCTCCAGGGAGTTATGCGAATTGCGTAATCTCATCAATATCGCTTACCTTATCATTAAGATGGCCATGGATAGAAGGCAGAGCATTGGTCTGCATTATACCATGGACGATCCTGAAAACGTTCCTGTCTTCCATCAACCGGAAAACACAAACCCATCCTGA
- a CDS encoding NifU family protein, with protein sequence MEKQVITIYAESTPNPAAMKFVANKMLVKGREVEFKSAEEAVHAPLVSRLFTFPFVKNVFVAANFISITKSEAIEWNDVVMELREFIRDRLTEGLAVVEESSKSPAGDAESVSLPGDPAIPQGELEERISGILEEYIRPAVEQDGGAIHFHSFKDGVVKVLLKGACSGCPSSTITLKAGIEGLMKRMVPEVTAVEAVSA encoded by the coding sequence ATGGAAAAGCAGGTCATTACGATATATGCGGAGTCCACACCGAACCCGGCGGCAATGAAATTCGTTGCAAACAAGATGCTGGTCAAAGGCCGCGAAGTGGAATTCAAGAGTGCTGAAGAAGCCGTACATGCGCCACTGGTAAGCCGGTTATTCACCTTTCCGTTTGTGAAAAATGTTTTCGTTGCGGCCAACTTTATCAGCATTACAAAGAGTGAAGCCATCGAGTGGAATGACGTGGTGATGGAGTTGCGGGAGTTTATCCGCGACCGGCTTACAGAAGGTTTAGCGGTGGTTGAGGAATCCTCAAAATCTCCGGCAGGTGATGCGGAGTCTGTTTCATTACCTGGTGATCCGGCCATTCCTCAGGGCGAGTTGGAGGAAAGGATATCAGGCATCCTGGAAGAATACATCAGGCCGGCGGTCGAGCAGGACGGAGGTGCCATCCACTTTCATTCATTCAAGGACGGTGTGGTTAAAGTTTTGTTGAAAGGCGCCTGCAGTGGATGCCCCAGTTCTACCATCACGCTGAAAGCAGGGATTGAAGGACTCATGAAGAGAATGGTCCCTGAGGTAACGGCGGTGGAAGCCGTAAGTGCTTAG
- a CDS encoding gamma carbonic anhydrase family protein, with the protein MALIKPVEGKKPQFGDNCYLAENATVVGDVIMGDDCSVWFNAVVRGDVHWIRMGNKVNVQDHAVIHCTYQKAPVTIGNNVSVGHRAIVHGCTIHDNVLIGMGAIVMDGVVVDSHSIIAAGAVVLEGTHVESGSVYAGVPARKVKEVSKELFEGQIQRISNNYVMYADWFR; encoded by the coding sequence ATGGCACTCATCAAACCAGTAGAAGGCAAGAAGCCTCAATTCGGAGATAATTGTTACCTGGCAGAAAACGCCACCGTTGTAGGTGATGTGATCATGGGTGACGACTGCAGTGTCTGGTTTAACGCAGTGGTTCGCGGAGATGTACATTGGATCCGAATGGGAAATAAGGTAAACGTCCAGGATCATGCAGTGATCCATTGTACATACCAGAAAGCACCTGTTACCATTGGCAACAATGTTTCGGTCGGCCATCGTGCCATCGTACACGGCTGTACAATCCATGACAATGTATTGATCGGCATGGGCGCCATCGTCATGGATGGCGTGGTCGTGGATTCACATTCCATCATCGCAGCAGGTGCCGTGGTTCTTGAAGGAACGCACGTAGAAAGCGGAAGTGTATACGCCGGTGTGCCCGCCAGGAAGGTGAAGGAGGTCAGCAAAGAATTATTCGAAGGACAAATTCAACGCATCTCCAATAACTATGTGATGTACGCCGACTGGTTCAGGTAA
- a CDS encoding CPBP family intramembrane metalloprotease, whose translation MNDKHLLKSLGTPVQVAILLVFSVCCAIIFIGLAGLAIWSIWDINIFMDTTTLTRYDLPEVIEANKLLLLFQHLGLFITPALLFGYLAQRAPVRYLSLDIKPDVRLIIVAIMLMICVQPVVSWVGEWNAGLKLPESMASLENTIRVMEDSAAELTKAILLTSDTGMLLINMFLLALIPAIGEEMIFRGILQRQVMKGMGKAHLAVWTTAILFSFFHFQFFGFFPRMILGAMLGYLFLWSGSLWLPIAAHFTNNLLGIVIYFLAARGTISEEWLNMDHAPVSLGMVAVSLAVSLGLMYLIMRQRRDNKITFQD comes from the coding sequence ATGAATGATAAACACCTTTTGAAGTCACTTGGCACACCTGTTCAGGTAGCTATACTCCTTGTTTTTTCGGTTTGTTGCGCGATCATCTTCATAGGCCTGGCTGGCCTGGCCATATGGAGTATCTGGGACATCAACATTTTCATGGATACGACGACACTCACCCGATACGATCTGCCTGAAGTCATTGAAGCCAATAAACTCTTGTTGCTTTTTCAGCATTTGGGTCTTTTTATCACCCCTGCATTACTTTTTGGGTATCTGGCACAACGGGCACCTGTCAGGTACCTGAGTCTGGACATCAAACCCGATGTCAGGTTAATCATTGTGGCGATCATGTTGATGATCTGTGTACAGCCCGTTGTGAGTTGGGTTGGTGAATGGAATGCGGGGCTGAAGTTACCGGAAAGCATGGCCTCCCTGGAAAATACCATACGGGTGATGGAGGACTCAGCAGCAGAACTGACGAAGGCCATCCTCCTCACTTCTGATACAGGGATGTTACTCATAAATATGTTCCTGTTGGCACTGATCCCAGCCATAGGAGAAGAAATGATCTTTCGGGGAATCCTGCAGCGTCAGGTGATGAAGGGAATGGGGAAGGCACATCTGGCTGTTTGGACCACGGCCATTCTCTTCAGTTTTTTTCATTTCCAGTTCTTCGGTTTCTTTCCGAGGATGATCCTGGGCGCGATGTTGGGTTATCTTTTTCTCTGGTCGGGATCGTTATGGCTTCCGATTGCCGCACACTTCACGAACAACCTACTTGGCATTGTCATATACTTCCTGGCTGCCAGGGGGACGATCTCAGAGGAATGGCTTAATATGGATCATGCCCCGGTAAGTCTGGGTATGGTGGCCGTTTCACTTGCGGTCTCCCTTGGCTTGATGTATCTGATTATGCGTCAGCGGCGGGATAACAAAATCACTTTCCAGGATTAG
- a CDS encoding methyltransferase domain-containing protein produces MRYDPIKKNLGEFFNRSPWLRKLFYHLLDLLLLRSWYVQYELRKWAKKAGNKVHVLDAGSGFGQYTYFLSRMRPEWNILAVDVKEEQVCDCNGFFRRLGREQVLFKTADLLKMRHDNAFDLILSIDVMECIADDMEVFRNFQHSLKEGGMLLVSTPSDINGSDEGRNEGSWFIEEQVREGYNIDEIQEKLRAAGFSRVRARYSYGTMGRLSWKLSVKLPMLLLGYSKLFFVILPVYYLFVYPVSFVLNMLDMGVVHRSGSGLIVKAYK; encoded by the coding sequence ATGCGCTACGATCCGATAAAGAAGAACCTGGGCGAATTTTTTAACCGTTCGCCATGGCTCCGCAAATTGTTTTACCATTTGCTTGATCTTCTCCTTCTCAGATCCTGGTACGTTCAATACGAATTACGAAAATGGGCAAAGAAGGCGGGCAATAAAGTTCATGTATTGGATGCGGGTTCGGGATTCGGTCAATATACATACTTTCTGAGCAGAATGCGACCGGAGTGGAACATTCTGGCGGTGGATGTGAAAGAAGAACAGGTTTGTGACTGCAATGGTTTTTTTCGAAGGCTTGGAAGAGAACAGGTTCTGTTCAAAACCGCAGATCTCTTGAAAATGCGTCATGATAACGCTTTTGATCTGATACTGTCAATTGACGTCATGGAATGTATTGCCGATGATATGGAGGTGTTTCGCAATTTTCAGCACTCTCTCAAAGAAGGGGGAATGTTATTAGTCTCCACTCCCTCCGATATCAATGGTTCGGATGAGGGGCGAAATGAAGGTTCATGGTTCATTGAAGAACAAGTTCGGGAAGGGTACAACATTGATGAAATCCAGGAAAAACTCAGAGCAGCAGGTTTCAGCAGGGTAAGGGCAAGATACTCTTACGGGACCATGGGTAGGTTATCGTGGAAACTTTCTGTCAAACTCCCGATGCTTTTATTGGGCTACAGCAAATTATTTTTTGTCATCTTGCCGGTGTATTATCTGTTCGTGTACCCGGTCAGCTTTGTATTGAATATGTTGGATATGGGCGTGGTGCATCGTTCCGGATCCGGTTTGATTGTGAAAGCATACAAATAA
- the dusB gene encoding tRNA dihydrouridine synthase DusB has protein sequence MAKIDNIELGEFPLLLAPMEDVSDPPFRALCKQHGADLMYTEFISSEGLIRDAAKSLKKLDIFEEERPIGIQIFGGEIDSMRQATEIAAAANPDLIDINFGCPVKKVTCKGAGAGILKDIPRMVEMTKEIVQATSLPVTVKTRLGWDEKSIRIVEAAERLQDVGIQALTVHGRTRVQMYKGEADWTHIGAIKENPRMHIPIFGNGDVDSPQKALDMKNRFGVDGIMIGRASIGNPWIFKQIKHFLNTGTECARPTLEDRIEAARQHFLHSLRWKGDKLGLLEMRRHYGNYFRGLDHFKAFRLRLVTSDSTDEVLAILNEIREHYTVYA, from the coding sequence ATGGCAAAGATAGACAATATCGAATTAGGTGAATTTCCGCTGCTTCTTGCTCCTATGGAGGATGTAAGTGACCCACCCTTCCGTGCATTGTGCAAACAACATGGTGCGGACCTCATGTATACTGAGTTCATTTCATCGGAGGGACTGATCCGTGATGCTGCAAAAAGCCTCAAGAAACTGGATATCTTCGAAGAAGAACGTCCCATTGGCATTCAGATTTTTGGTGGCGAAATCGATTCGATGAGGCAGGCAACCGAGATCGCGGCAGCCGCAAATCCTGATCTCATTGATATCAACTTCGGTTGTCCGGTCAAAAAGGTGACATGCAAGGGCGCCGGTGCCGGTATTCTGAAGGATATACCAAGGATGGTAGAGATGACAAAGGAGATCGTGCAAGCCACCTCACTCCCGGTAACGGTCAAAACACGCCTGGGGTGGGATGAAAAAAGCATCCGGATCGTGGAAGCAGCCGAACGTTTACAGGATGTGGGAATTCAGGCCCTGACCGTACACGGTCGCACACGCGTGCAGATGTATAAAGGCGAGGCGGATTGGACACATATCGGAGCTATTAAGGAGAACCCCAGAATGCATATTCCGATCTTCGGAAACGGTGATGTGGACAGTCCTCAAAAAGCCCTCGATATGAAAAACCGTTTCGGGGTAGATGGAATCATGATCGGTAGGGCCAGCATTGGAAATCCCTGGATATTTAAACAAATCAAGCATTTCCTTAACACGGGTACCGAATGCGCGCGCCCTACGCTGGAGGATCGCATAGAAGCAGCACGCCAACACTTTCTTCATTCTCTCAGATGGAAAGGGGATAAACTCGGATTACTTGAAATGCGACGCCACTATGGTAACTACTTTCGCGGCCTGGATCATTTCAAAGCCTTTCGCCTTCGCCTGGTCACGTCCGACTCAACCGATGAGGTACTTGCAATCCTGAACGAGATCAGGGAACATTACACTGTTTACGCCTGA
- a CDS encoding ABC transporter permease: MNFPYYIARRYLFSRKSHNAINLISGISVLVMTILTAALFTVLSVFNGFESLIVSLFNSFDPDLKITAVQTKSFDLDSIPEEQIRQIKGVAFYSPVIEENVLLKYDDKQYIATMKGVTPAFFKISHMEGMMVDGSLVLTEQGQQMAVLGYGVASALSIHMGNVFRPINLYVPKKTKKGIAVTAQNAFNIKHVMPSGIFSIQQDFDSKYILISLDMARELTQYENRVNAIELGLTEGTDPEQVRMELRKLLGDGFEIRDRFEQHAVLYKIMKSEKWAIFLILTFTLVIGAFNIIGALTMLIVEKKKDIRTLWSMGADAQMIRRIFMVEGMLISLVGCVLGILLGFAICWIQYKFGVVGLEGSGTFVIEAYPVEIRVRDMISVFITVACIGWLAAWIPSRRIHKNALWASSPQA; this comes from the coding sequence TTGAATTTTCCATACTATATCGCCCGCCGTTACCTTTTCTCAAGGAAATCACACAATGCGATCAACCTGATCTCAGGTATTTCCGTTCTGGTGATGACCATCCTCACCGCTGCGCTTTTTACGGTATTGTCTGTTTTTAACGGATTTGAAAGCCTGATCGTTAGTCTGTTCAATTCATTTGACCCTGATCTGAAGATCACCGCTGTGCAAACCAAATCATTCGATCTGGATAGTATTCCGGAGGAGCAGATCCGCCAGATAAAGGGCGTTGCATTTTATTCACCTGTGATCGAAGAAAACGTATTGCTCAAGTATGACGACAAGCAGTATATCGCAACGATGAAGGGGGTTACTCCTGCATTTTTCAAGATCAGTCACATGGAGGGCATGATGGTCGATGGTAGCCTGGTGCTTACCGAGCAGGGACAGCAAATGGCGGTTCTGGGTTATGGTGTGGCCTCGGCATTATCGATTCACATGGGAAATGTCTTTCGTCCCATCAACCTGTATGTTCCGAAAAAAACCAAGAAGGGCATTGCGGTGACAGCCCAGAATGCGTTTAACATAAAGCACGTAATGCCATCGGGTATATTCTCTATCCAACAGGATTTTGATTCAAAATATATCCTGATCTCATTGGATATGGCCCGTGAACTTACCCAGTATGAAAACCGGGTGAATGCCATTGAGTTGGGTCTTACGGAGGGCACAGACCCGGAACAGGTGAGAATGGAATTGCGCAAACTGCTGGGTGATGGTTTTGAGATCCGCGACAGGTTTGAACAACATGCGGTGCTATATAAAATCATGAAATCCGAGAAATGGGCCATATTTCTTATCCTGACCTTTACCCTGGTCATCGGTGCATTCAATATCATTGGCGCACTCACCATGCTGATCGTTGAGAAGAAGAAAGACATCCGCACGCTATGGAGCATGGGAGCGGATGCACAAATGATCCGACGCATTTTCATGGTGGAGGGAATGTTGATCTCTCTTGTGGGGTGTGTACTTGGAATTCTCCTGGGGTTTGCCATATGCTGGATCCAGTACAAATTTGGTGTGGTAGGACTGGAAGGGAGCGGCACCTTTGTGATCGAAGCCTATCCGGTCGAGATCCGGGTTCGGGATATGATTTCGGTTTTTATCACCGTGGCATGCATTGGATGGTTGGCGGCATGGATACCGTCACGACGTATTCACAAGAACGCTTTGTGGGCGTCTTCTCCTCAGGCGTAA
- the rbfA gene encoding 30S ribosome-binding factor RbfA: protein MDSTRQQKMARMIQKELGELFIVEGKKLTASKGMITVTQVRITPDMGLARVYLSIFNVADKQALIADINKEAYVYRKMLGQRIRHQVRKIPELTFFLDDSLDYAERIDQLLSGPSGL, encoded by the coding sequence ATGGACTCGACGAGACAGCAAAAAATGGCCAGGATGATCCAAAAAGAGTTGGGTGAACTGTTCATTGTAGAGGGAAAGAAGCTTACCGCTTCCAAGGGTATGATCACGGTTACCCAGGTCCGGATCACCCCGGATATGGGCCTTGCAAGGGTCTACCTCAGCATTTTTAATGTGGCGGACAAGCAGGCGCTCATTGCCGATATCAACAAGGAAGCGTACGTGTACAGAAAGATGCTTGGACAACGCATTCGCCATCAGGTACGGAAGATTCCCGAGCTGACCTTTTTCCTGGATGATTCCCTGGACTATGCGGAGCGGATAGATCAGTTGCTTTCCGGTCCCTCCGGATTATAA
- a CDS encoding DUF2807 domain-containing protein, producing MKKIMIFGCVLTIFASCTRERLVVSPSGRIIQNEIPLSNIHELELSNSFVAYVSFSPNEEKLVIETDDNLMSLVDVKVRNGQVDISMKNNIRLLGRATKVAYLTVHDLSRIDLSGASTVYFEDTLFTPELEAHLSGSSRITGTMNVTYLDADLSGSSEVNFEGHADTYRVHGSGSSRLEGLDLDVNHVDINLSGSSSMHLTVNQTLKAHLSGSSVVYYMGNGVITHQELSGSSRIIKL from the coding sequence ATGAAAAAGATAATGATCTTCGGATGCGTGCTGACCATATTCGCATCCTGTACAAGGGAACGACTGGTGGTATCACCTTCCGGGCGTATCATTCAGAATGAAATCCCGCTGAGCAATATACACGAACTTGAACTGTCCAATTCATTCGTAGCTTACGTAAGCTTCTCTCCCAATGAAGAAAAACTGGTGATCGAAACCGACGACAACCTGATGTCCCTGGTTGACGTGAAGGTCCGGAACGGCCAGGTGGATATCAGTATGAAAAATAATATACGGTTGCTGGGCCGCGCAACAAAGGTGGCATACCTTACCGTACATGACCTGAGTCGCATTGACCTGTCAGGTGCGTCGACCGTTTATTTTGAAGACACGTTGTTCACACCGGAACTCGAAGCCCATCTGTCAGGTTCCAGCCGGATCACAGGCACCATGAATGTGACCTACCTGGACGCCGATCTGTCGGGATCATCGGAAGTTAACTTTGAAGGTCACGCCGATACCTACCGTGTGCATGGAAGCGGTTCAAGCCGGTTGGAAGGCCTGGACCTTGATGTGAACCATGTGGACATTAACCTGTCAGGTTCCAGCAGTATGCATCTGACCGTTAATCAAACATTGAAAGCACACCTGTCCGGATCATCGGTTGTGTATTACATGGGCAACGGTGTAATTACCCACCAGGAACTTTCAGGAAGTTCAAGGATCATCAAACTGTAA